AGGCCTGGAACTGGGCGTGGCCCTCAAGTTCGAGCTGCCCGAGGCAAACGATGATCGGCCCAAGTCCGTGACATTGAGCTATCCCGACTTCTTCTCGCTGCTACAGAGATGTGGCGATCTTTTCAAGCTCGAGAGACACCGAGTATGGCTTGCCTTCGACAGGTTAGATGAATGCTTCGTTCATGACTCCAGCATCGAACGTCGAGCACTCCGGGCTCTCCTGCGCACTCACTTAGACGCTTCCGAAGCGCTCCACCACAGCGGATGGATCAGACTCAAGATCTTCCTGCGAAGCGATATGCTCACCAGAATGACAGCTGACGGGGCCTTCACTAATGCCACGCATCTACGGATGGCCGAGATCGCGTGGACTTTCAACTCAATGCGCGACCTCATTGCGCGGCGGCTGATCAGGAACCAGAAGTTTGTCGACGCGTTCTTGTCTGACTTGCCGCTTGCAGAGTGGACAGAGGCAGCATGGGCCGCCTTTCTGCCGCAGGCCGCGCCGCCCAGGACGTCGACCCGGCCCGCGAGAGGGCGGCCTGCCCTCCCCGAGCCCACAGCTACCAGACTGACCCGGGACACATCAGACGGCACGCGCCTGTTCAATCCGAGGAACCTCATCACGTTGGTGTCGATGTCCCTCGACCGAGCTCGGCAGAATCTCCGCAGAGACATTCAGTTGGATCGTGCCAACCGTCACGTATCACCGCTCGTCCGGGAGAACGAGGTTGGGAGTGCTTTCGGCGAACTTTCTCGTCGTCGACTGCAAGACACGGTGCTGAACGAGTTTCCGGCGGTTCAGCAGTATTCGGATCGACTGCGCGGAGGTAGTGCAACGTATGCCACAGCGCAGGAACTCTTAGACAGGCTGGGCATCAAGTCGCCAGATGAGGGCGCTACTGCGATCGATCAACTGACCTTGAGCGGTTTACTGGGGAGCAACAATGGTGGGTTTGTTATCCCGCGCCTTTATAGATTTGCATTGAGCACCAAGAAGGCTCCTCCGAAGTAACTCAAGGTGGAGGGCAAAGCCAACTTTTCGGCCTAGGTCGAGCGGGCGAAGAGCCCCCGTTTATCTCTATCCGCTCCTCCGAGGGAGGAACCACCCCGCGACTTCCACACTCCTGCGTCAGATCGGCGTGGAGGCGTCGGTAGTAGCGAGCAAGCTGGCCGAATGGACCGACCTCACATCGGCATGTCAGGGCGCGGCATGAGACAGCGGAAACCCGCTTTGTTGAGTTCTGCACAGATCCGCCACGGCGCTGGATTCGTGGACAAGGGCAGCGTAGAATCGAACACATGTTCGAGTCCGCCGCTGCAGCCCAGGTCCGGGAGTGGACGGCGACGATCGCCGGCGGCCTCGACGCAGTGACCGACGAGGAGCGCCTGGCGATGATCCGTGGCCTCGAGGAGCTGAAGTGCGCCGCGGCCGCGGCCCAGGCCGTGCTCGCGACGGAGTTCGACCAGTCGCAGCGCCGCAAGCAGCGTGAGCAAGGTGTCCCGGCCGCCCAGCTCGGCCGCGGCGTCGCTTCGGAGCTGGCGTTCGCTCGTCGCGAGTCGCCGCACCGGGCGCAGCAGCAGCTCGGTCTCGGCAAGATCCTGGTCACCGAGATGCCCCACACGATGGCGGCGTTCCGTGCCGGGACGATCACCGAGTGGGCCGCCACGGTCCTGGTGCGTGAGACCGCGTGCCTCGACCTCGTGGATCGTCGCATCGTCGACGAGCGGCTCGCCTCCGACGCGGGGCGCCTGGAGCGGATGGGTGTCCGGGAGCTCGAGGCCGCCGCTCAGAAGCTGGCCTACCAGCTCGACCCCGGGTCCTTCGTCGCCCGCCGGGCCCGCGCCGACTCCGACCGACGGGTGACGCTGCGGCCCGCCCCCGACACGATGGCCCTGCTGTCGGCACTGACGCCGGCGGCGCAGGGCGTGGCGATGTACGCCGCGCTGACCGGCGAGGCCGACCGGCTCCGCGCCACCGGCGACCCGCGCAGCCGGGGCCAGATCATGGCCGACACCCTGGTCGAGCGGGTGACCGGCCAGGCGTCCGCGCCCGCCGTCCCGGTGACGATCGACGTGGTGATCTCGGACGCGGCTCTCCTGGCCGCCAGCGAGGCGCCGGCCTGGCTTGACGGCTACGGGCCGGTGCCGGCCGAGGTCGCCCGGCGGCTCGTCACCCACCCCGATGCCCGGGTGGAGGTCCGGCGGCTCTACGCCCGACCCGAGACCGGCGAGCTCGTCGCGATGGAGTCGGGCTCGCGCTGCTTCCGCGGTCCCCTGGCCACGATGATCGAGCTCCGCGACCAGATCTGCCGCACGCCCTGGTGCGGCGCCCCGATCCGGCACACCGACCACGCGCTCGGGACCGACGACGGTGGCCCCACGTCGTACCTCAACGGTCAGGGCCTGTGCGAGGCCTGCAACTACGCCAAGCAGGCGCCGGGCTGGCTGGCCCGGCCCGGGCCCGACGGCGACATCGTGACCAGGACGCCGACCGGGCTCGTCCACACCACTGCGCCTCCGGGCGTCCCGCCTCCGGCAGCTCCGGGCAGCCGTGCCGAGCTCTACCTGAGCGACCTCGTGCTGGTCGTCTGAGTCACGGCTTGCGCTCCACCTCGCTGCGCAGCTTCAGCACCTTCGCGCCGTCCTCCTGCTCGATCTCGTACGCCGGGTCCTCGGGGGTGCCGAGCCGCTTGATCCTGCTGCCCTTGATCTGTCGGCTGACCGGGCGGGGGTGGATGGCGACGACTTTCCCCTCCGCCGTGCCGGCTCCCCAGCGCCAGGTGACCGTGGTTCCGGTACGGATGTCCATGCCGAGGCAGTACCCAGGTTGATTGGCGACGCGCACGCCCGGCCCGGTAAGTTGAGAAGACCAGATGTGGTCCCAGTCACACCCCTCGGCGGCGACGCACCACCCCAGCGTCGTCCGCCGGACCGAGCAGCAGGCCGTGCGGTGACCCCGCCAGCCCCTGAACCAGAGGAGCAACCGTGACCCAAGCAGGCTTCGGCCCCGACCTGGCGGAGGTGTTCGGACCCGCCCACCAGGCCCATGAGGCCGGTGGCGCCCCGGACCTCGTCCAGCTCCTGACTCCCGAGGGCGAGCGAGTCGAGCATCCCGACTTCTCCTTCGGTGACGGTCTGAGCCGCGACGAGCTCGCCGAGCAGGTCAGGGGCTTCTTCCGCGACATGACGCTCACCCGCCGCATCGACGTCGAGGCCACCGCGCTGCAGCGGCACGGCGAGCTCGGCATCTGGGCCCAGCTGCTGGGCCAGGAAGCCGCGCAGATCGGCGCCGGGCGTGCGCTGCGCCCCCAGGACTACGTCTTCCCGACCTACCGCGAGCACGGCGTCGCCTACTGCCGGGGCGTCGACCCCTTGCTGCTGCTCGGCCTCTTCCGCGGGGTCGACCAGGGCGGCTGGGACCCGCGCGCGAACAACTTCGGTCTCTACACCATCGTGATCGGCGCCCAGACGCTGCACGCGACCGGCTACGCCATGGGCATGCAGCGCGACGGTGTCGTCGGCACCGGTGACCCCGACCGCGACGCCGCGGTGGTGGCCCACTTCGGTGACGGTGCCTCGAGCCAGGGCGACGTCAACGAGGCGTTCATCTTCGCCGCCTCCTACAACGCGCCCGTCGTGTTCTTCTGCCAGAACAACCAGTGGGCGATCTCCGAGCCGATCGAGCGCCAGACCCGGATCCCGCTCTACCAGCGGGCTCTGGGCTTCGGCTTCCCCGGCATCCGGGTCGACGGCAACGACGTCCTGGCGACGTACGCCGTCACCCAGGCGGCACTGCAGCGCGCCCGGGACGGCCAGGGGCCGACGTTCGTCGAGGCGTACACCTATCGCATGGGTGCCCACACCACGACCGACGACCCGACCCGCTACCGGCTCTCCGACGACGTCGAGCGGTGGAAGCTCAAGGATCCGATCGCCCGGGTCGAGGTCTACCTCAAGCGCAACGGCCTGGCCGACCAGGCCTTCTTCGACAGCGTCGCCGCCGAGGCCGACGACCTCGGCCACCGGCTCCGCGAGGGTTGCAAGGCGATGGCCGACCCGCAGCCGATGAGCATGTTCGACCACGTCTTCGCCGAGGAGACCGAGGAGCTGCGCGTCCAGCGCGAGGGCTTCGCGTCGTACCTCGAGAGCTTCGAGGGGGCCCGCGCATGAGCGAGAACACCAAGCAGAAGGTGACCCTGGCCAAGGCCCTCAACATGGGCCTGCGCCGGGCGATGGAGGACGACCCCAAGGTCCTGCTCATGGGGGAGGACGTCGGCAAGCTCGGCGGCGTCTTCCGGATCACCGACGGCCTCCAGAAGGACTTCGGCGAGGACCGCGTCATCGACAGCCCGCTCGCGGAGTCCGGCATCGTCGGTACGGCGATCGGGATGGCCCTGCGCGGCTACAAGCCGGTCGTGGAGATCCAGTTCGACGGCTTCGTCTACCCGGCCTACGACCAGATCGTCTGCCAGGTGGCCAAGATGTGCTACCGCTCGCAGGGCAAGACCCCTCTGCCGATGGTGATCCGGATCCCGTTCGGGGGCGGCATCGGAGCGGTCGAGCACCACAGCGAGTCGCCGGAGGCGCAGTTCGCGCACACGCCCGGCCTCAAGGTGGTCGCCTGCTCCAACCCGATCGACGGCTACTGGATGATCCAGCAGGCCATCGCGGCTCCCGACCCGGTGATCTTCCTCGAGCCGAAGCGGCAGTACCACGCCGACAAGGCCGAGCTCGACGACTCCGCCACCCCCGACCCGCTGTTCACCTCGCGCGTCGTCCGGCGGGGTGCGGACTGCACGGTGCTGGCCTACGGTCCGACCGTGAAGACCGCCCTGAAGGCCGCGGAGGCCGCCGCAGGAGAAGGCAAGTCGCTGGAGGTGATCGACCTGCGCACACTCTCGCCGCTCGACATGACGCCGGTGCTGGAGTCCGTACGCCGCACCGGTCGGGCCGTGGTCACCCACGAGGCCCACGTCAACCTCGGCCTGGGCGCCGAGCTGTCAGCGCGGATCACCGAGGAGTGCTTCTACTCTTTGGAGGCGCCGGTGCTCCGCGTCGGCGGCTTCGACACGCCGTACCCCGCCTCGCGGATCGAGGAGGACTACCTCCCCGACCTCGACCGCGTGCTCGACGCGGTCGACCGTTCGCTCGACTTCTGACCCGACTTCGGTGGTCGAGCGACGTCGAGACCACTGGTTCTGAGAGGAACGCGCATGGCCGAGTTCAAGCTGCCCGACGTGGGGGAGGGCCTCACCGAGGCCGAGATCGTGACCTGGAAGGTCAAGGAGGGCGACACCGTCGCCATCAACGACATCGTCGTCGAGATCGAGACCGCAAAGTCGCTGGTCGAGCTCCCCTCGCCGTACGCCGGCGTCGTGCAGCGGCTGATGGTGCCCGAGGGTGAGACCATCCCCGTCGGCACCCCGATCATCGCGATCGGCGACGCGCTGGACGCCCCGCTCGACACCTTGCCGAGCGAGCCGGGCGAGCCGGGCGAGCCGAGCGAGCCGAGCGAGCCGGGCGACGGCCCTGCCCCGTCGCCCGAGATCGACCTGTCCAACCCGGCCGCCAGCGGCGGCGGCGAGGGGGAGTCGCTGGTCGGGCGCAACAAGGCGGACCGCAGTGCCGTACGCCGGGCGCGGCACGCCGCCGTCCCCGCGTCGGCCGGTGGTGCCGCGGCGCAGCTGCAGCTCCAGGGCTCCTTCGAGCCGGGGCTCGCCTCGCCCGACGTGGCCGACGAGGCCGACGAGCCGGCGGTGCCCGCCACCACGGCGCCCGCCGCGGTGGCCGTGGTCCGGACCCTCGCCAAGCCGCCGGTCCGCAAGCTGGCCAAGGACCTCGGTGTCGACCTGTCCACGCTGACCGGCACCGGCCCCCATGGCACCGTCACCCGCGACGACGTGCAGTCGGCCGGCACGTCGGCGGCGCCCGGCGACAGCACGGCCGACTCCGCTCGACCAGCGCCGGCCGGGGAGCGCGAGACCCGCGAGCCGATCAAGGGGGTCCGCAAGATGATGGGCCAGGCCATGGTCGGCTCCGCGTTCTCGATCCCCCACGTGACCGAGTGGGTGACCATCGACGCGACCCGCACCATGGAGCTCGTGGAGCGGCTGAAGGCGCGCCGGGAGTTCCGCGACGTCAAGGTCTCGCCGCTGCTCGTGCTCGCTCGGGCGATCATGCTGGCGATGAGGCGCACGCCCGAGATCAACTCGTGGTGGGACGACGAGGCCTCGGAGGTCGTCTACAAGCACTACGTCAACCTCGGCATCGCCGCCGCGACTCCGCGCGGGCTCGTCGTACCCAACGTCAAGAACGCCGAGCAGCTGCCCCTCCTCGAGCTGGCCGGGGCGCTCAACGAGCTGACCGCGACCGCGCGAGAGGGCAGGACCCAGCCGGCCGAGATGGCGGGTGGCACCTTCACGATCACCAACGTCGGCGTCTTCGGCGTCGACAGCGGTACGCCGATCATCAACCCGGGCGAGTCCGCGATCCTGTGCATCGGGGCGATCAAGCCGCAGCCGTGGGTCGTGGACGGCGAGATCGTGGTCCGCCAGGTC
This genomic window from Nocardioides cynanchi contains:
- a CDS encoding P-loop ATPase, Sll1717 family encodes the protein MNQRQLLQLMESVKLGSDVAEHESELSDLFVTDNEAFLRLTRDEVDIIAGGKGAGKSAIFRMITETQIQPDLHVIRASNPTAGPEFRALFQGDDSEERLRSIWAVYVTSTIANYAVDCFSDSTVTASIAQEISDILTLMGLRTAEPQAESLLSRIRKAKSVQGGLKGGVAGLELGVALKFELPEANDDRPKSVTLSYPDFFSLLQRCGDLFKLERHRVWLAFDRLDECFVHDSSIERRALRALLRTHLDASEALHHSGWIRLKIFLRSDMLTRMTADGAFTNATHLRMAEIAWTFNSMRDLIARRLIRNQKFVDAFLSDLPLAEWTEAAWAAFLPQAAPPRTSTRPARGRPALPEPTATRLTRDTSDGTRLFNPRNLITLVSMSLDRARQNLRRDIQLDRANRHVSPLVRENEVGSAFGELSRRRLQDTVLNEFPAVQQYSDRLRGGSATYATAQELLDRLGIKSPDEGATAIDQLTLSGLLGSNNGGFVIPRLYRFALSTKKAPPK
- a CDS encoding HNH endonuclease: MFESAAAAQVREWTATIAGGLDAVTDEERLAMIRGLEELKCAAAAAQAVLATEFDQSQRRKQREQGVPAAQLGRGVASELAFARRESPHRAQQQLGLGKILVTEMPHTMAAFRAGTITEWAATVLVRETACLDLVDRRIVDERLASDAGRLERMGVRELEAAAQKLAYQLDPGSFVARRARADSDRRVTLRPAPDTMALLSALTPAAQGVAMYAALTGEADRLRATGDPRSRGQIMADTLVERVTGQASAPAVPVTIDVVISDAALLAASEAPAWLDGYGPVPAEVARRLVTHPDARVEVRRLYARPETGELVAMESGSRCFRGPLATMIELRDQICRTPWCGAPIRHTDHALGTDDGGPTSYLNGQGLCEACNYAKQAPGWLARPGPDGDIVTRTPTGLVHTTAPPGVPPPAAPGSRAELYLSDLVLVV
- a CDS encoding DUF2945 domain-containing protein; the protein is MDIRTGTTVTWRWGAGTAEGKVVAIHPRPVSRQIKGSRIKRLGTPEDPAYEIEQEDGAKVLKLRSEVERKP
- the pdhA gene encoding pyruvate dehydrogenase (acetyl-transferring) E1 component subunit alpha — encoded protein: MTQAGFGPDLAEVFGPAHQAHEAGGAPDLVQLLTPEGERVEHPDFSFGDGLSRDELAEQVRGFFRDMTLTRRIDVEATALQRHGELGIWAQLLGQEAAQIGAGRALRPQDYVFPTYREHGVAYCRGVDPLLLLGLFRGVDQGGWDPRANNFGLYTIVIGAQTLHATGYAMGMQRDGVVGTGDPDRDAAVVAHFGDGASSQGDVNEAFIFAASYNAPVVFFCQNNQWAISEPIERQTRIPLYQRALGFGFPGIRVDGNDVLATYAVTQAALQRARDGQGPTFVEAYTYRMGAHTTTDDPTRYRLSDDVERWKLKDPIARVEVYLKRNGLADQAFFDSVAAEADDLGHRLREGCKAMADPQPMSMFDHVFAEETEELRVQREGFASYLESFEGARA
- a CDS encoding alpha-ketoacid dehydrogenase subunit beta, which codes for MSENTKQKVTLAKALNMGLRRAMEDDPKVLLMGEDVGKLGGVFRITDGLQKDFGEDRVIDSPLAESGIVGTAIGMALRGYKPVVEIQFDGFVYPAYDQIVCQVAKMCYRSQGKTPLPMVIRIPFGGGIGAVEHHSESPEAQFAHTPGLKVVACSNPIDGYWMIQQAIAAPDPVIFLEPKRQYHADKAELDDSATPDPLFTSRVVRRGADCTVLAYGPTVKTALKAAEAAAGEGKSLEVIDLRTLSPLDMTPVLESVRRTGRAVVTHEAHVNLGLGAELSARITEECFYSLEAPVLRVGGFDTPYPASRIEEDYLPDLDRVLDAVDRSLDF
- a CDS encoding dihydrolipoamide acetyltransferase family protein, encoding MAEFKLPDVGEGLTEAEIVTWKVKEGDTVAINDIVVEIETAKSLVELPSPYAGVVQRLMVPEGETIPVGTPIIAIGDALDAPLDTLPSEPGEPGEPSEPSEPGDGPAPSPEIDLSNPAASGGGEGESLVGRNKADRSAVRRARHAAVPASAGGAAAQLQLQGSFEPGLASPDVADEADEPAVPATTAPAAVAVVRTLAKPPVRKLAKDLGVDLSTLTGTGPHGTVTRDDVQSAGTSAAPGDSTADSARPAPAGERETREPIKGVRKMMGQAMVGSAFSIPHVTEWVTIDATRTMELVERLKARREFRDVKVSPLLVLARAIMLAMRRTPEINSWWDDEASEVVYKHYVNLGIAAATPRGLVVPNVKNAEQLPLLELAGALNELTATAREGRTQPAEMAGGTFTITNVGVFGVDSGTPIINPGESAILCIGAIKPQPWVVDGEIVVRQVTTLALSFDHRHIDGEKGSRFLADVAGILEDPASALLF